The Oncorhynchus clarkii lewisi isolate Uvic-CL-2024 unplaced genomic scaffold, UVic_Ocla_1.0 unplaced_contig_307_pilon_pilon, whole genome shotgun sequence genome has a segment encoding these proteins:
- the LOC139395894 gene encoding zinc finger protein 879-like: MASVKLEDCSQTLELNVNIKDEEEEEEKIGTSVNHGDHVETFSTSREQQQEDHRAKRSHHCPHCEEIFPILSKLEMHLKIHTGESLYSCSDCGKSFKTSRSLTVHQRTHTGKTPYSCSECGKSFSQQSNLKTHQRIHKGEKPYSCSDCGVSFSGLDTLKTHKRIHTGEKPYSCSDCGKTFSQLVHLNAHQRIHTGEKPYFCSDCGKSFSQQSSLKSHQRTHTGEKPYSCSDCGKCFTTSSAINVHQRTHTGEKPYFCSDCGRSFSRLNTLNCHQLIHTGQKPYFCSDCGKNFSLQSSLKSHQPIHTGEKPYSCSDCGKCFSRQGSLKSHQRIHTIEKPFSE, translated from the exons atggcatcagtgaagctggaagactgcagtcaaacactggagctgaatgtcaacattaaagatgaagaagaagaggaggagaagattgggaCATCTGTTAATCATG gagaccatGTTGAGACATTCTCTACATCCAGAGAGCAACAGCAGGAAGATCACAGAGCTAAGAGGTCTCACCACTGCCCACATTGTGAGGAGATTTTCCCAATTCTATCAAAGCTAGAAATGCacctaaaaatacacacaggagagagtctGTATTCCTGTTCCGACTGTGGAAAAAGCTTCAAAACATCAAGGTCTCTgacagttcatcagagaacacacacaggaaagacGCCTTACTCCTGCTcggaatgtggaaaaagtttctctcaacagagcaatttaaaaacacaccaacgtatacataaaggagagaagccttactcctgctctgactgtggggtcAGTTTCTCAGGATTGGATACCTTAAAAACACAcaaacgtatacatacaggagaaaagccatattcctgctctgactgtgggaagacatTTTCTCAACTGGTCCATTTAAATGCACAccaacgtatacatacaggagagaagccttacttctgctctgactgtggaaagagtttctctcaacAGAGCAGCTTAAAATCACACCAGCGtacacatacaggagagaagccgtactcctgctctgactgtgggaagtgCTTCACAACATCATCTGCAATAAacgttcatcagagaacacacacaggagagaagccttacttctgctctgactgtggaaggAGTTTTTCCCGATTGAATACCTTAAACTGTCACCAGCTAATACATACAGGACAgaagccttacttctgctctgactgtgggaagaattTCTCTCTACAGAGCAGCTTAAAATCACACCAACCTATACATACAGgcgagaagccttactcctgctctgactgtggaaagtgTTTCTCTCGACAGGGCAGCTTAAAATCACACCAACGGATACACACAATAGAGAAGCCTTTTTCAGAATAA